The sequence below is a genomic window from Neodiprion pinetum isolate iyNeoPine1 chromosome 7, iyNeoPine1.2, whole genome shotgun sequence.
AACAAAAGTAATCAATGAGTCAAATTTTAGTGAAATAAGGGAAGAGAATTGATTTGAGAAAGTTCGAGAAAACCGAATTTTCCCAAGCATTTTCTTCTgggttttttcaattttaatttccgAGTTTGAATAAGCAACTGATTGAATTATGACCGGGACAAAGGTTCGAAAATTCGAGATTCGTATTTCGTATATCTCGGAATATTTTTGGACCAACGGATAGTCTTATCCTTAAACAGATCACGTTTAATCCGGTATTCGAAACAATTTCTTTGATAAGAGATTATTTTCAGATAAGATGCTGTCGAGGAATTTCGAGCATGCAAGTATTAGTGTGTTCGGTAATCGTTTCGATGGAATCTATTAGTATAGATAATAAAGTACACCGTTGAACTAAGCGTGTAACATTTATTTTACGCAATGATGGAAAGTAAGTTTCGTAAACAAAGTTGATCAACAATTGCAGGGTCAAAGAAGGTAcgtaatatgaaatttttgttgttaCTTTCTTCTTGCaagtttcttctttcgttcTATTATCGTAAATTAGCcaaataatgaaaacaaaCAACTTCGGTCAAATTGCATcgaattaaaagaaattttctgtCAAAATAACGAGCAAAGTGAAAACCCTGCTGATTCCGAAAACGGTATATAGCTGGAACGACACAGCAATATGAGGGCGAAGAAGAAGCGAGGAAGGTTGAAAAAGTAATGACATCCGTTGTTTGATCAAGCGTGAATCCGATAAAAGGACAGAAAGATAAATAATTACTCCTTATCGACGAATGATATCTCTAAACAGCTGTCAATTTTTACaggatttcaatatttttctctctttttttttatcaatgaaGGGCAATCAAGCATTAGATACCGACGAAACGTTCAACGTTTCTATATAAAAGAGGTAAAACTTGCTAGTCAACAGTTATTTCTAAGCCGTATCGTCTTCCGGGGATTCCGATCAAGGAGGAATCGCTTCCAAAGATACGTAATCATGAGGCTGATTACTTTCCTGGGAATAGTTTTGCTCACGGTTGCCTTCGGTGAGtgtattgataaataagtgaGCGAATGACgagataattaattgataaacATACATGAATAAATGATCTGGTCGGTTAAAACCGTGCGATTGAATTTCTAAAACGACAGTTGAACCGGGGGTCGTTCACCGGGAAATTTACGATGATGATACCTCGACCATCGTACCGAATACCGATCGCTTTTACcaggaggatgaggatggaAATTTGAGGGAGATAACcgacgacgaagacgacgacgagTCCCTTACGCAAACGAAAAGTATACTACCGGAACGGGTGTTCTTCCATTTGTACACCAAGGCGAACCGGGAGTCATCGCAGGAGATTTATATCGGAGACGACGATACTCTCGCTAACAGTAACTGGGACTCGAAGAGGCCAACTCGCATCATAACTCACGGATGGATAAATTCTTACAAAAGTATCATATGTACCAAGATTCGTGACGGTGAGTAACTGAAATTTCAGCAACGTTCTCTGAAAGCTGAAACTCGTTCGCTTGCGAATAAACTAAACAAACTGGTCTTCCATACCTGCAGCCTACCAGGCCGAGGGTGACTACAACCTCATTCTTGTCGACTGGTCGACGATTACCTACAGGCTTTACGGATTTGCGAGAAGACGTGTCTGCATGGTGGGTGAATACATTGCTGAGATGATAGACTACCTTGAGACAAAAGGAATGAACGTTACGGAGCTAATCGTGATCGGACATTCGCTTGGAGGCCACGTTGCTGGTCTTGCCGCTCGCCACGCGACGAAAACAGTCGGCTATGTTATCGGTAAGtgataaatttgaatcaaatcaGCTAGTTGAGCTAACGATATCATCCATTTAACGCGACAGTCATCAACAAACGGTAATGATCACGATAAGCAGACAGGCAACACCAGCGTTAATTGGTGACCGAAACATGATCTGGTTTTAAGAATGGCATCAGCTGACCACAATCCAAATTTTCCTTAGCTCTCGATCCGGCTCTTCCATTCTTCTGGTTCTCCGGCCCGGAGAATCGACTTAGTCGTAATGACGCGGCCTACGTTCAGGTTATCCACACCAGCGCTGGTTTGCTGGGCTTCGAGGAGGCAATTGGCGACATCGACTTTTATCCGAACGGTGGATCCAGTCAGAACGGATGCATCCTTGACGCCGTAAAAATATGCGCGCATGCTCGGTCCTGGATGTACTTTGCCGAGTCCATAGTCAGCAAGGTCGGGTTCCACGGAAGGCTCTGCGAGAGCTGGAAGATGTTCAAAAAGGGACGATGCACCTCGACCACCACGACCTACATGGGTGGCAGTACTCCAACCACCGAAACCAAATCAGGATCGTACTACCTCGAGACCGGAAGTTCATCGACTTACGCTCTGGGCGTGATATAGACTGTCAAACACTGAGTAACCACATGACTGGACTTAGTGTTATCGTTATTGTTCTTTGCCTATTGAAATGAACGCAAATGTACACACACGCAGGggaagaaataaattatttgtatttttatgtaCGAATCGTAAGCCACGTATACACTCTCCCATTATTCCCGTTTCTGAAGGTGGTTTGATGGAATGCTAAATGTAAGTACTTGGTGAAAATTCCGATACAGCATTGAGCAGGTCGACGAGACAAGGTAATATTAGGTATCGATGTGAGAGGTTCAAATTATTGTGGAAATGAACTACCCTTTGACCCTACACCGTGAAGGGTGTGAGTGAACGGAAAATGACATGCTCCGCACCGTGCGATAGGGTCGCAAGGTGGATCTACGCCTGCCCAGTGGTGTAGGGTAGTTTTTACCCACTTGAAGAAACGATAACGATCTTGACAGCTATAACACTGGGCAATGATTGCTTAGGAAATGGAAACAGACTCCTGTCTTGCCCTTCGTTTTATTGGTgtgaaaatctaattttttgtgGCTCTTAACCTCGTCTTTTCATACTGACGATTTCGAAATTCGTACAGTTGAATATCTCAGGGtgaaagtttgattattgtaACCACGAATGAGCGCACAGGATGTAATCGAACAAAGATACTTTAATATCGCAATccaaattaataaaaagaGATCCAACGCAAGATGTGATTTAATGATACGGTGTACggatttattaatttatttatttgatcattgatttaaaaactgaaattgatGCTATCTAGCTTCTTCTTTCAATTGAGCGTATACAGTTATACAGCTCAGATCATATCGAGTAAGATTGTGAAAATATTGCGAACATGATTCGGGTGCCTAGCATCCGAACACTTTTATATTTATGGCTCTGCTAGAATTCAAAAAAAGACTTTGGTCGCGCGTAAATACGATAAAAAGAGTGGAAACGTATATAATGATTGATAATCAACGAGCGATATCTCCGTACCAATTTTGATTTACCTCGGacaaggttttttttaaattatattctaCTTTTATCTTTATCGATAATCGGCaattaacaatgaaattttgatgaGGCGATGAAATATCCTATAAAAGAGTCAGAACGAGATCTACAACCATCACTTGAGTAGTTGCGTGAACCCGGAAGATTGTGagcaaataatattcaatcatGAAGCTTATTTCCCTTTTGGGAATAATTTTGCTCACTGTTGCCTTCGGTAAGTCTATTGATCTGGtagtaattaaataaatacacataTCTACATGAATTGatcgaaagaaacaaaaaaggaaagatgatgatttttttttcatcaaattacaGTGCAATCGGGAATCGTTCGCCGCGACACCGACACCGACACCGATGACTTTGACGACGAAGATGATTCTGAAGAGGTTGTTTGGGACGAAGATACATGGTACGAGGAAGATGAGGATGGAAACCTGGTTGAAATAACCGACGAACTTGGCAGCAATGAGACCCTTGAAGAAACGGAACTTCTCCTACCGGAAAAAGTATTCTTCCATTTGTACACGTTGGACAACCCTAGCTCATCTCAGGAGATCTACATCGGAGACGATGAAACGCTTGCCAGCAGCAATTGGAACTCCAGCAAACTAACTCGCATCATAACTCACGGATGGGTAAACTCGAAAAACAGTGAAGCGTGCACCCTTATCCGTGATGGTAAGAAATGTTGCCGGAATGTCGCCACTTCCGGCGCAATGTTTTAATGCAAGCTCACGAAGCTCGTTCACACGCGACTGCACTCAACGAAATATCTTCCACTCGCAGCCTACCTGTCCGAGGGTGACTACAACATCATCGTCGTCGACTGGTCGAAGATATCGAAGCAGCTTTACGGGTTCGCGAGAAGACGCGTCTACATGGTGGGTGGATATGTTGCAAAGCTGATTGACTACCTGGAGACCAAGGGAATGGACGTTTCCGAGCTGATCGTCATCGGCCACTCCCTTGGCGGCCACATTGCTGGTCTCACGGCTCTTCAGGCGACGAACACGGTCGGCTATGTTATCGGTAAGTGCTAAACTTGAAGAGATCAGCTAGCCGAGTTAACGATGTCATTAATTACGTAAGAGTCAACGATCGATCCTTATCACTTACGGTGTGACGGGACGTGTATCGACAATCAAAAGTGAGTCTCGGtgaggatattgaaaacaaattaccTTATTAACTTGGTTGTGATTGAACTTTTCAGATTTCTATCTCATCGACAAGTGTTCAATATTCTCTTATTTGACATTTTCACTTTTGGTTGGTAATATACGTTCCATAACACCTCAAAAAAACGGCCATTGTCGTAATCAGTAACCaacggttgaaaatttttcatcatttttcaccccctcccAGCTTGTACTTTACCCCCTACCAACCATTCGATTTTTCGCAGCCCTCGACCCGGCTCTTCCATACTTCTGGTTCTCGAGCTCAGGCAGCCGAGTTGCTAAGGGTGACGCGGCCTACGTTCAGGTTATCCACACCAACGGTGGTTTGCTGGGTATCGACGACGCTATTGGTGATATCGACTTCTACCCTAACGGTGGATCCAGTCAGAATGGCTGCATCATCGACGCCGCCGGTTCATGCTCGCATGCCCGAGCCTACAAGTACATGGCCGAGTCTATAACCAGTGACGTCGGCTTCTGGGGACGGCTTTGCAAGAGCTGGAGGAGGTTTAGATACGGACGTTGCAGCTCTACCACCACAACCTACATGGGCGGTAGTACACC
It includes:
- the LOC124223023 gene encoding pancreatic triacylglycerol lipase-like; protein product: MKLISLLGIILLTVAFVQSGIVRRDTDTDTDDFDDEDDSEEVVWDEDTWYEEDEDGNLVEITDELGSNETLEETELLLPEKVFFHLYTLDNPSSSQEIYIGDDETLASSNWNSSKLTRIITHGWVNSKNSEACTLIRDAYLSEGDYNIIVVDWSKISKQLYGFARRRVYMVGGYVAKLIDYLETKGMDVSELIVIGHSLGGHIAGLTALQATNTVGYVIALDPALPYFWFSSSGSRVAKGDAAYVQVIHTNGGLLGIDDAIGDIDFYPNGGSSQNGCIIDAAGSCSHARAYKYMAESITSDVGFWGRLCKSWRRFRYGRCSSTTTTYMGGSTPTTETDSGSYYLRTARSSAYALGEI
- the LOC124223024 gene encoding pancreatic triacylglycerol lipase-like, which encodes MRLITFLGIVLLTVAFVEPGVVHREIYDDDTSTIVPNTDRFYQEDEDGNLREITDDEDDDESLTQTKSILPERVFFHLYTKANRESSQEIYIGDDDTLANSNWDSKRPTRIITHGWINSYKSIICTKIRDAYQAEGDYNLILVDWSTITYRLYGFARRRVCMVGEYIAEMIDYLETKGMNVTELIVIGHSLGGHVAGLAARHATKTVGYVIALDPALPFFWFSGPENRLSRNDAAYVQVIHTSAGLLGFEEAIGDIDFYPNGGSSQNGCILDAVKICAHARSWMYFAESIVSKVGFHGRLCESWKMFKKGRCTSTTTTYMGGSTPTTETKSGSYYLETGSSSTYALGVI